A single window of Psychromonas ingrahamii 37 DNA harbors:
- a CDS encoding porin family protein: protein MKINKISTQSCPSIFFFALLFQTHAAASTTDKQSSFVELGAGYIVSDNIYKSTDNKQTARSATADMALGYKKKFTTTDIALTYDAEYTKENKEELQENNYWTGNALISQQVFSKNLLLNLAHKRRRYLIDPSQANDENNQNENDFLKAGLQWSLPYSDRTTFIVGADHTETWFAGDGAKSDSNSNEALISWQYALSEKSQVQVSYSGSKKKFDDLNEEYRQQKLDTKLTRSYLLGTYSLNIGKTWVDSLSAKNNGEQYGFTINAQMRKHLFTFNASKTLTDSSREFETDQPIAFVENSFFWYTSLSLEHQYIILNDKLVSNLRFDFERSDQLTAIDEIDIKDKYGAFGGLTWSLTEYLRSDLSVSYRRTDLTSSAIKKVTEAGALGKLTWSLTENLSSSLLVSYLRTDLTSSAIKKVTEAEVSAKYNVTHSLYIQLSAAFEKQENIQKTSGYEEQHYTSRIAYKY from the coding sequence ATGAAGATTAACAAAATATCTACTCAATCATGTCCAAGTATCTTTTTTTTTGCTCTCTTATTTCAAACTCATGCTGCAGCATCAACAACCGATAAGCAAAGCTCATTTGTAGAACTTGGAGCTGGCTATATAGTAAGTGACAATATTTATAAATCAACAGATAACAAGCAAACAGCTCGCTCAGCAACAGCTGATATGGCACTAGGTTACAAAAAAAAATTTACAACGACTGATATTGCACTTACTTATGACGCCGAATATACAAAAGAAAATAAAGAGGAATTACAAGAAAATAATTATTGGACGGGTAATGCATTAATTTCACAGCAAGTTTTCAGTAAAAACCTACTTCTGAATCTTGCCCATAAACGCCGGCGTTATCTTATCGATCCAAGCCAAGCTAATGATGAGAATAATCAGAATGAAAATGATTTTCTGAAAGCGGGCTTGCAGTGGTCTCTTCCTTACTCAGATCGAACTACCTTTATTGTTGGTGCAGATCACACAGAAACTTGGTTTGCGGGGGATGGGGCAAAGAGTGATAGCAATAGCAATGAAGCACTGATTAGCTGGCAATACGCTCTAAGTGAGAAGTCTCAAGTTCAGGTAAGCTATTCTGGCAGCAAAAAAAAGTTTGATGATTTAAATGAGGAATACAGACAACAAAAACTAGACACAAAATTAACACGGAGTTATCTATTAGGAACCTACTCGCTGAATATAGGAAAAACATGGGTTGACAGTCTAAGTGCGAAAAATAATGGCGAACAGTATGGATTCACTATTAATGCACAAATGAGGAAGCATTTATTTACTTTTAACGCATCTAAAACACTGACCGATTCATCTCGAGAGTTCGAAACAGATCAACCAATAGCCTTTGTGGAAAATAGTTTTTTTTGGTACACATCTTTATCATTAGAACATCAATATATAATACTAAATGATAAATTAGTTAGTAACCTACGTTTTGACTTCGAGCGTAGCGATCAATTGACAGCCATAGATGAGATTGATATTAAAGATAAATATGGTGCTTTTGGCGGACTGACATGGTCATTAACAGAATATTTAAGATCTGATTTATCGGTCAGTTATCGCAGAACAGACTTAACAAGCAGTGCAATAAAAAAAGTAACTGAAGCAGGTGCTTTAGGCAAACTAACATGGTCATTAACAGAAAACTTAAGCTCCAGTTTACTGGTCAGTTATCTCAGGACAGATCTAACAAGTAGTGCAATAAAAAAAGTGACTGAAGCAGAAGTTTCTGCAAAATATAATGTAACTCACTCACTGTATATCCAGCTTAGCGCCGCTTTTGAAAAACAAGAAAATATCCAGAAAACCTCTGGTTATGAAGAACAACACTATACAAGCAGAATTGCTTATAAATACTGA